The following coding sequences are from one Nicotiana tomentosiformis chromosome 3, ASM39032v3, whole genome shotgun sequence window:
- the LOC138907562 gene encoding uncharacterized protein yields MTVTCNETKKHKDSDSEYLEEDVIPEEIIREVENFENKPKSNLDKTETVNLGDSETVKETHVSIHRLSLEKEGYIQFLKEYMDIFAWSYDDITGLSTSIVAHKLPIDPMCPPVKQKLRNFKPDMSLKIKEEVTKQIKARVL; encoded by the coding sequence atgactgtgacatgtaatgagacaaagaaacataaggatagtgattcagagtaTTTGGAAGAAGAtgtaatacccgaggaaattatcagagaagtggaaaattttgaaaacaagcctaagtccaatttggataagactgaaacagttaatttgggagactccgaaacagtcaaggaaacgcATGTAAGCATTCATCGATTGTCGTTAGAGAAGGAAGGATACATCCAATTCTTGAAAGAGTATatggatatttttgcatggtcctacgacgatatAACCGGTTTGAGCActtccatagtggctcataaactacctatcGATCCCATGTGTCCGcctgtaaagcagaagctcagaaacttcaagccagatatgagtctgaaaataaaagaggaagttaccaagcaaatcaaagctagGGTTCTctga
- the LOC138907563 gene encoding uncharacterized protein, translating to MDPLKYIFQKPMPTGKLAKWQILLSEFDIIYVTQKAVKGQALANHLAENPIGGEYEPLKTYFPNEDVSFVREDITETYDGWRMFFDGDGNFKRVGIGAVLVSETCQHYPVLGEWATKNTKILSYLYYVQELMKRFTKIEFKHVPRIQNEFTDALATLSSMIQHPDKNFIDPIPVGIHNQPAYCAHVEEETDGNPWFHDMKEYLAKGDTEVVIPTEVDSLRIIQKVELTDAEWIQSYYEQLALIDGKRMNAECHSQRYQNKMSRAFNKRVRPRQFTLGQLVLKRIFLQQDEAKGKFSPNWQGPYMVHRVLTG from the exons atggatccgctaaaatacatcttccagaaacccatgcctacagggaagttggcaaaatggcagatattgctgagtgagttcgacatcatctatgtaactcagaaagcGGTCAAGGGGCAAGCGTTGGCaaatcatctggcagaaaatcctataggtggagaatacgaaccactaaaaacgtattttcccAATGAAGATGTCTCATTCGTaagagaagatatcaccgaaacatacgatggttggagaatgttcttcgatggagaTGGAAATTTCAAAAGAGTGGGTATCGGAGCAGTTTTGGTATCAGAGACATGTCAACATTATCCA gttctaggagaatgggctacaaagaataccaaaatattgtcGTACTTGTACTATGTACAAGAAttgatgaagagattcacaaagatagagttcaaacatgttccgagaatccaaaatgagttcacagatgcattggccactctatcttccatgatacaacacccagacaagaattttaTCGATCCTATCCCAGtagggattcataatcagccagcttattgtgctcatgttgaagaagaaactgatggaaatccatggttccatgacatgaaagaatatttggcaaaaggaga TACTGAAGTCGTCATTCCTACCGAAGTAgattctttaagaattatacaaaAGGTTGAACTCactgatgcagaatggatacaaAGTTACtatgaacaactggctctcattgacgggaaaagaatgaatgcggaATGTCATAGTCAGCGTTACCAAAACaaaatgtccagagctttcaacaaaagggtcaggcctagacaattcacacTAGGGCAGCTagtgctaaagcggatcttcctgcaacaagatgaagccaaagggaaattttcacccaattggcaagggccctacatggttcacagagtactaacaggatgA